A region of Bombyx mori chromosome 13, ASM3026992v2 DNA encodes the following proteins:
- the LOC101737688 gene encoding neurotactin isoform X3: MSTTEINKIEFEDEKTLDKKEIEAEEKEVMLKAEKEAIDDFAELRAEAEGPVKAALSGDVTEQGREVKPKYIPIGAIKMPGFFTKSSEKSKDEEEIQKETDICKTDETSKPKDEHKEQQKTKRSIFNIRYPNFFKKRSPSTAEATLASMETLDDKMDTSNDGLENVKLEPMDPEDGKVATKLPLKERIRQKKFIIDDIVVCIVALLVAMSVIIGSLIGACVGPPVERPLRLGRYITASTGCGPVEGILDEGVYKFYSIPYAVPPIKEKRFTYAQPLNNLSLCWNETYQCHVPGPLCVQFLENGTITGEEDCLTLDIMTPHVRYDSPLPVVVLIGANTLAGGISPAQPSALYARTEEVIFVRPNFRLGSFGFLSLNILSKSKYPHTSGNYALSDLLAALRWIHLNINHFGGDPEMVTLLGHRAGATLTAALTTVSGAHKLYTRVWLSSPSVIFPGEVLEQSQKNNEQFRQMSKCNDADCLRRVSKEELLALTPDTWFGNNFETLPRTDEIQRSWLVLDGEMLRIHAYESWLDQKTAKQSGKVKVFKPMVFTTTLHSGHSVTLKNKHVKWTPEIVEKIVNDSVIGEKNLTAAVFTHFNKTYEGLVELISSVRTLCPLVSLARLRLSVPLYVVRGARRGAEGSPGLADVNADVKAILGTFDSEMPEQRRFMAVIQHLFYHYVGHGKLSGPEPGLVAIGQDLLPQPSLPACDLLIREDIVPRYAHVD, encoded by the exons ATGAGTACaactgaaattaataaaatagagTTTGAGGATGAGAAGACGTTGGATAAAAAGGAAATTGAAGCCGAAGAGAAAGAAGTTATGCTAAAAGCCGAAAAGGAAGCGATTGATGATTTTGCGGAACTGAGAGCTGAAGCAGAAGGACCTGTAAAGGCAGCTCTTTCTGGTGATGTTACGGAACAAGGACGCGAAGTCAAGCCGAAATATATACCTATCGGGGCCATCAAAATGCCGGGATTTTTCACGAAAAGTTCTGAAAAATCGAAG GATGAAGAAGAAATTCAGAAAGAAACAGATATCTGCAAGACTGATGAAACTTCGAAACCAAAAG ATGAACACAAAGAACAGCAAAAAACCAAAAGAAGTATATTTAATATCAGATAtccaaattttttcaaaaaacgtTCGCCGAGTACTGCCGAGGCCACACTAGCTTCAATGGAAACTTTGGATGATAAAATGGATACATCTAATGATGGATTGGAAAATGTAAAACTGGAACCTATG GATCCTGAAGATGGCAAAGTGGCCACTAAACTTCCCTTGAAAGAAAGAATTCGACAAAAGAAATTTATCATTG ACGACATTGTGGTTTGCATTGTGGCGCTCTTAGTGGCCATGTCGGTGATCATTGGAAGCTTGATTGGAGCTTGTGTCGGACCGCCAGTTGAACGACCTTTGCGTTTGGGACGTTATATCACCGCGTCTACCGGCTGCGGACCCGTGGAAGG aatATTGGATGAAGGTGTTTACAAGTTCTACAGCATTCCATATGCAGTTCCTCCAATAAAAGAGAAACGGTTTACCTACGCACAACCATTAAACAATTTATCGCTATGTTGGAATGAAACTTATCAATGCCACGTGCCTGGGCCACTCTGCGTTCAGTTTCTGGAGAACGGCACTATTACTGGCGAAGAAGACTGCCTCACGCTCGACATTATGACGCCTCACGTCAGGTACGACTCACCGTTGCCCGTAGTTGTACTCATCGGGGCTAACACACTTGCTGGCGGAATAAGCCCAGCTCAACCATCAGCTTTGTATGCTCGGACCGAGGAAGTTATTTTTGTGCGCCCCAACTTTAGACTAGGATCTTTCGGTTTTTTATCTCTCAATATACTATCCAAGTCAAAATACCCGCATACCTCTGGCAACTACGCTCTTAGCGATTTGCTGGCTGCACTTCGTTGGATCCATTTAAACATTAATCATTTTGGAGGAGATCCAGAAATGGTAACCTTACTTGGTCATCGAGCTGGAGCGACATTAACTGCCGCTTTGACGACAGTCTCCGGAGCGCACAAGCTGTACACCAGAGTTTGGCTGTCTTCACCTTCTGTAATATTTCCCGGAGAAGTTCTAGAGCAGTCTCAGAAGAACAACGAACAATTCAGGCAGATGAGTAAATGTAATGATGCGGATTGTCTGAGACGTGTGTCCAAAGAAGAGCTGTTGGCGCTCACGCCTGATACCTGGTTCGGAAATAATTTTGAGACGTTGCCCCGGACTGACGAAATTCAACGGTCTTGGTTAGTCTTGGACGGAGAGATGTTACGTATTCACGCGTACGAAAGTTGGCTCGATCAGAAGACTGCAAAACAATCTGGTAAAGTAAAAGTTTTCAAACCGATGGTCTTCACCACGACCCTGCATTCCGGCCACTCAGTTACTCTGAAAAACAAACACGTCAAGTGGACACCGGAGATCGTAGAAAAAATCGTTAACGACAGCGTCATCGGGGAGAAGAACTTGACCGCCGCCGTATTCACACATTTTAATAAGACTTACGAGGGTCTAGTAGAACTGATTTCGTCTGTCCGAACTCTGTGCCCGCTGGTGAGCCTGGCGCGGCTGCGGCTGTCGGTCCCGCTGTACGTAGTGCGGGGCGCGAGGCGGGGGGCGGAGGGGTCGCCTGGGCTGGCCGACGTCAACGCGGACGTCAAAGCAATTCTCGGTACTTTTGATTCCGAGATGCCCGAACAGCGTAGATTCATGGCAGTCATCCAACACCTGTTCTACCATTACGTCGGGCACGGCAAGCTGTCCGGTCCCGAGCCGGGCCTCGTTGCGATTGGCCAGGACCTGCTTCCTCAGCCCAGCCTTCCCGCGTGCGATCTACTCATCCGAGAGGACATCGTCCCGCGATACGCTCACGTCGATTAG
- the LOC101737688 gene encoding neurotactin isoform X1 has product MSTTEINKIEFEDEKTLDKKEIEAEEKEVMLKAEKEAIDDFAELRAEAEGPVKAALSGDVTEQGREVKPKYIPIGAIKMPGFFTKSSEKSKDEEEIQKETDICKTDETSKPKGHHLKFLHSCPLTKFMHHPKNENDEHKEQQKTKRSIFNIRYPNFFKKRSPSTAEATLASMETLDDKMDTSNDGLENVKLEPMDPEDGKVATKLPLKERIRQKKFIIDDIVVCIVALLVAMSVIIGSLIGACVGPPVERPLRLGRYITASTGCGPVEGILDEGVYKFYSIPYAVPPIKEKRFTYAQPLNNLSLCWNETYQCHVPGPLCVQFLENGTITGEEDCLTLDIMTPHVRYDSPLPVVVLIGANTLAGGISPAQPSALYARTEEVIFVRPNFRLGSFGFLSLNILSKSKYPHTSGNYALSDLLAALRWIHLNINHFGGDPEMVTLLGHRAGATLTAALTTVSGAHKLYTRVWLSSPSVIFPGEVLEQSQKNNEQFRQMSKCNDADCLRRVSKEELLALTPDTWFGNNFETLPRTDEIQRSWLVLDGEMLRIHAYESWLDQKTAKQSGKVKVFKPMVFTTTLHSGHSVTLKNKHVKWTPEIVEKIVNDSVIGEKNLTAAVFTHFNKTYEGLVELISSVRTLCPLVSLARLRLSVPLYVVRGARRGAEGSPGLADVNADVKAILGTFDSEMPEQRRFMAVIQHLFYHYVGHGKLSGPEPGLVAIGQDLLPQPSLPACDLLIREDIVPRYAHVD; this is encoded by the exons ATGAGTACaactgaaattaataaaatagagTTTGAGGATGAGAAGACGTTGGATAAAAAGGAAATTGAAGCCGAAGAGAAAGAAGTTATGCTAAAAGCCGAAAAGGAAGCGATTGATGATTTTGCGGAACTGAGAGCTGAAGCAGAAGGACCTGTAAAGGCAGCTCTTTCTGGTGATGTTACGGAACAAGGACGCGAAGTCAAGCCGAAATATATACCTATCGGGGCCATCAAAATGCCGGGATTTTTCACGAAAAGTTCTGAAAAATCGAAG GATGAAGAAGAAATTCAGAAAGAAACAGATATCTGCAAGACTGATGAAACTTCGAAACCAAAAGGTCATCATTTGAAATTCTTGCATTCTTGTCCGTTGACTAAATTTATGCATCATCCAAAGAACGAAAATG ATGAACACAAAGAACAGCAAAAAACCAAAAGAAGTATATTTAATATCAGATAtccaaattttttcaaaaaacgtTCGCCGAGTACTGCCGAGGCCACACTAGCTTCAATGGAAACTTTGGATGATAAAATGGATACATCTAATGATGGATTGGAAAATGTAAAACTGGAACCTATG GATCCTGAAGATGGCAAAGTGGCCACTAAACTTCCCTTGAAAGAAAGAATTCGACAAAAGAAATTTATCATTG ACGACATTGTGGTTTGCATTGTGGCGCTCTTAGTGGCCATGTCGGTGATCATTGGAAGCTTGATTGGAGCTTGTGTCGGACCGCCAGTTGAACGACCTTTGCGTTTGGGACGTTATATCACCGCGTCTACCGGCTGCGGACCCGTGGAAGG aatATTGGATGAAGGTGTTTACAAGTTCTACAGCATTCCATATGCAGTTCCTCCAATAAAAGAGAAACGGTTTACCTACGCACAACCATTAAACAATTTATCGCTATGTTGGAATGAAACTTATCAATGCCACGTGCCTGGGCCACTCTGCGTTCAGTTTCTGGAGAACGGCACTATTACTGGCGAAGAAGACTGCCTCACGCTCGACATTATGACGCCTCACGTCAGGTACGACTCACCGTTGCCCGTAGTTGTACTCATCGGGGCTAACACACTTGCTGGCGGAATAAGCCCAGCTCAACCATCAGCTTTGTATGCTCGGACCGAGGAAGTTATTTTTGTGCGCCCCAACTTTAGACTAGGATCTTTCGGTTTTTTATCTCTCAATATACTATCCAAGTCAAAATACCCGCATACCTCTGGCAACTACGCTCTTAGCGATTTGCTGGCTGCACTTCGTTGGATCCATTTAAACATTAATCATTTTGGAGGAGATCCAGAAATGGTAACCTTACTTGGTCATCGAGCTGGAGCGACATTAACTGCCGCTTTGACGACAGTCTCCGGAGCGCACAAGCTGTACACCAGAGTTTGGCTGTCTTCACCTTCTGTAATATTTCCCGGAGAAGTTCTAGAGCAGTCTCAGAAGAACAACGAACAATTCAGGCAGATGAGTAAATGTAATGATGCGGATTGTCTGAGACGTGTGTCCAAAGAAGAGCTGTTGGCGCTCACGCCTGATACCTGGTTCGGAAATAATTTTGAGACGTTGCCCCGGACTGACGAAATTCAACGGTCTTGGTTAGTCTTGGACGGAGAGATGTTACGTATTCACGCGTACGAAAGTTGGCTCGATCAGAAGACTGCAAAACAATCTGGTAAAGTAAAAGTTTTCAAACCGATGGTCTTCACCACGACCCTGCATTCCGGCCACTCAGTTACTCTGAAAAACAAACACGTCAAGTGGACACCGGAGATCGTAGAAAAAATCGTTAACGACAGCGTCATCGGGGAGAAGAACTTGACCGCCGCCGTATTCACACATTTTAATAAGACTTACGAGGGTCTAGTAGAACTGATTTCGTCTGTCCGAACTCTGTGCCCGCTGGTGAGCCTGGCGCGGCTGCGGCTGTCGGTCCCGCTGTACGTAGTGCGGGGCGCGAGGCGGGGGGCGGAGGGGTCGCCTGGGCTGGCCGACGTCAACGCGGACGTCAAAGCAATTCTCGGTACTTTTGATTCCGAGATGCCCGAACAGCGTAGATTCATGGCAGTCATCCAACACCTGTTCTACCATTACGTCGGGCACGGCAAGCTGTCCGGTCCCGAGCCGGGCCTCGTTGCGATTGGCCAGGACCTGCTTCCTCAGCCCAGCCTTCCCGCGTGCGATCTACTCATCCGAGAGGACATCGTCCCGCGATACGCTCACGTCGATTAG
- the LOC101737688 gene encoding neurotactin isoform X2 codes for MSTTEINKIEFEDEKTLDKKEIEAEEKEVMLKAEKEAIDDFAELRAEAEGPVKAALSGDVTEQGREVKPKYIPIGAIKMPGFFTKSSEKSKDEEEIQKETDICKTDETSKPKGHHLKFLHSCPLTKFMHHPKNENDEHKEQQKTKRSIFNIRYPNFFKKRSPSTAEATLASMETLDDKMDTSNDGLENVKLEPMDPEDGKVATKLPLKERIRQKKFIIVAMSVIIGSLIGACVGPPVERPLRLGRYITASTGCGPVEGILDEGVYKFYSIPYAVPPIKEKRFTYAQPLNNLSLCWNETYQCHVPGPLCVQFLENGTITGEEDCLTLDIMTPHVRYDSPLPVVVLIGANTLAGGISPAQPSALYARTEEVIFVRPNFRLGSFGFLSLNILSKSKYPHTSGNYALSDLLAALRWIHLNINHFGGDPEMVTLLGHRAGATLTAALTTVSGAHKLYTRVWLSSPSVIFPGEVLEQSQKNNEQFRQMSKCNDADCLRRVSKEELLALTPDTWFGNNFETLPRTDEIQRSWLVLDGEMLRIHAYESWLDQKTAKQSGKVKVFKPMVFTTTLHSGHSVTLKNKHVKWTPEIVEKIVNDSVIGEKNLTAAVFTHFNKTYEGLVELISSVRTLCPLVSLARLRLSVPLYVVRGARRGAEGSPGLADVNADVKAILGTFDSEMPEQRRFMAVIQHLFYHYVGHGKLSGPEPGLVAIGQDLLPQPSLPACDLLIREDIVPRYAHVD; via the exons ATGAGTACaactgaaattaataaaatagagTTTGAGGATGAGAAGACGTTGGATAAAAAGGAAATTGAAGCCGAAGAGAAAGAAGTTATGCTAAAAGCCGAAAAGGAAGCGATTGATGATTTTGCGGAACTGAGAGCTGAAGCAGAAGGACCTGTAAAGGCAGCTCTTTCTGGTGATGTTACGGAACAAGGACGCGAAGTCAAGCCGAAATATATACCTATCGGGGCCATCAAAATGCCGGGATTTTTCACGAAAAGTTCTGAAAAATCGAAG GATGAAGAAGAAATTCAGAAAGAAACAGATATCTGCAAGACTGATGAAACTTCGAAACCAAAAGGTCATCATTTGAAATTCTTGCATTCTTGTCCGTTGACTAAATTTATGCATCATCCAAAGAACGAAAATG ATGAACACAAAGAACAGCAAAAAACCAAAAGAAGTATATTTAATATCAGATAtccaaattttttcaaaaaacgtTCGCCGAGTACTGCCGAGGCCACACTAGCTTCAATGGAAACTTTGGATGATAAAATGGATACATCTAATGATGGATTGGAAAATGTAAAACTGGAACCTATG GATCCTGAAGATGGCAAAGTGGCCACTAAACTTCCCTTGAAAGAAAGAATTCGACAAAAGAAATTTATCATTG TGGCCATGTCGGTGATCATTGGAAGCTTGATTGGAGCTTGTGTCGGACCGCCAGTTGAACGACCTTTGCGTTTGGGACGTTATATCACCGCGTCTACCGGCTGCGGACCCGTGGAAGG aatATTGGATGAAGGTGTTTACAAGTTCTACAGCATTCCATATGCAGTTCCTCCAATAAAAGAGAAACGGTTTACCTACGCACAACCATTAAACAATTTATCGCTATGTTGGAATGAAACTTATCAATGCCACGTGCCTGGGCCACTCTGCGTTCAGTTTCTGGAGAACGGCACTATTACTGGCGAAGAAGACTGCCTCACGCTCGACATTATGACGCCTCACGTCAGGTACGACTCACCGTTGCCCGTAGTTGTACTCATCGGGGCTAACACACTTGCTGGCGGAATAAGCCCAGCTCAACCATCAGCTTTGTATGCTCGGACCGAGGAAGTTATTTTTGTGCGCCCCAACTTTAGACTAGGATCTTTCGGTTTTTTATCTCTCAATATACTATCCAAGTCAAAATACCCGCATACCTCTGGCAACTACGCTCTTAGCGATTTGCTGGCTGCACTTCGTTGGATCCATTTAAACATTAATCATTTTGGAGGAGATCCAGAAATGGTAACCTTACTTGGTCATCGAGCTGGAGCGACATTAACTGCCGCTTTGACGACAGTCTCCGGAGCGCACAAGCTGTACACCAGAGTTTGGCTGTCTTCACCTTCTGTAATATTTCCCGGAGAAGTTCTAGAGCAGTCTCAGAAGAACAACGAACAATTCAGGCAGATGAGTAAATGTAATGATGCGGATTGTCTGAGACGTGTGTCCAAAGAAGAGCTGTTGGCGCTCACGCCTGATACCTGGTTCGGAAATAATTTTGAGACGTTGCCCCGGACTGACGAAATTCAACGGTCTTGGTTAGTCTTGGACGGAGAGATGTTACGTATTCACGCGTACGAAAGTTGGCTCGATCAGAAGACTGCAAAACAATCTGGTAAAGTAAAAGTTTTCAAACCGATGGTCTTCACCACGACCCTGCATTCCGGCCACTCAGTTACTCTGAAAAACAAACACGTCAAGTGGACACCGGAGATCGTAGAAAAAATCGTTAACGACAGCGTCATCGGGGAGAAGAACTTGACCGCCGCCGTATTCACACATTTTAATAAGACTTACGAGGGTCTAGTAGAACTGATTTCGTCTGTCCGAACTCTGTGCCCGCTGGTGAGCCTGGCGCGGCTGCGGCTGTCGGTCCCGCTGTACGTAGTGCGGGGCGCGAGGCGGGGGGCGGAGGGGTCGCCTGGGCTGGCCGACGTCAACGCGGACGTCAAAGCAATTCTCGGTACTTTTGATTCCGAGATGCCCGAACAGCGTAGATTCATGGCAGTCATCCAACACCTGTTCTACCATTACGTCGGGCACGGCAAGCTGTCCGGTCCCGAGCCGGGCCTCGTTGCGATTGGCCAGGACCTGCTTCCTCAGCCCAGCCTTCCCGCGTGCGATCTACTCATCCGAGAGGACATCGTCCCGCGATACGCTCACGTCGATTAG
- the LOC101737543 gene encoding heat shock protein 75 kDa, mitochondrial-like (The RefSeq protein has 1 substitution compared to this genomic sequence), translated as MFAVRPRVGTFYLKRILSRSMTNVIIVAPGCEMITSRPTNVFFGSKLKEFQHFSTVTEKQSSESLKGKSEKREFQAETRMLLDIVARSLYSDKEVFIRELISNASDALEKFRYLSVSSVPESGNLKELDRPLEIRLTTDKQNRTITFQDSGIGMTKEELTQNLGTIARSGSKSFIEEIKKQGAEQASSIIGQFGVGFYSAFMVADKIEVFTRSSKGDSPGYQWSSDGSGTYEIQEADGVEIGTKIVVYLKTDCREFADDDTVKSIIKKYSNFVSSPIFLNNDQVNSIKPLWLFEPKEITQEQHIEFYKFISNSYDKPRFTLHYKTDAPLSIRSILYVPEGKPGLFELSRDSDVGVALYSRKILIKSKAENILPKWLRFVKGVVDSEDIPLNLSRELLQNSALITKLRTVLTNRFLKFMVEMSQKDPLQYEAFYKDYSIFLKEGIVTSQSPLEKEEIAKLLRFESSKLSNGQRTSLSDYSSRQKDDQKSIFYLAAPSRELAETSPYYESLKKRDIEVLFCYEMYDELVLLELKEFGGRALVSVENDMQRDPLDKSESIIGSEGLQQSQVDELISFLKTNLTGKVFDVRTTQKLDSHPCVIVVPEMAAARHFIRTQAQNLTEENRFALLRPQLEINAKHPIVKKLHKLMSTDKELANMVAQQLFSNAMVTAGLVMDPRNLITHINDLLVKVLEKH; from the exons atgtttgcaGTCCGTCCCAGAGTGGGAACATTCTATTTGAAAAGAATTTTATCCCGTTCAATGACTAATGTAATAATTGTAGCCCCGGGATGTGAAATGATAACCTCAAGACCAACGAATG TTTTCTTCGGATCCAAATTAAAAGAATTCCAACACTTTAGTACTGTAACTGAAAAACAAAGCAGTGAAAGCTTAAAAGGAAAGTCTGAAAAAAGAGaatttcaagccgaaacgagaATGTTGCTAGATATTGTAGCTCGATCTTTATATTCAGATAAAGAG GTATTTATTAGAGAGCTAATATCTAATGCAAGTGATGCTCTTGAAAAATTCAGATACCTGAGTGTAAGCTCAGTACCAGAGTCTGGAAACCTAAAAGAATTGGACAGACCACTTGAAATCAGATTAACAACTGACAAACAAAATCGTACAATTACATTCCAg GACTCTGGTATTGGTATGACGAAAGAAGAACTCACACAAAATTTAGGAACCATAGCACGATCTGGATCAAAGTCATTCattgaagaaattaaaaaacaagGTGCTGAACAAGCCAGCTCCATAATTGGGCAATTTGGTGTTGGATTCTATTCTGCATTTATGGTGGCTGACAAAATAGAAGTATTCACAAGAAGCAGTAAAGGCGATTCACCAGGATATCAATGGTCATCAGATGG ATCTGGCACATATGAAATTCAAGAAGCTGATGGAGTTGAAATTGGCACAAAAATagttgtatatttaaaaacagactGCAGAGAATTTGCAGATGATGATACAGTAAAAA GTATCATTAAGAAATACAGCAATTTTGTTAGCAGCCCTATTTTTTTGAACAACGACCAAGTTAATTCTATTAAG CCTTTATGGCTATTTGAACCGAAAGaaataactcaagagcaacATATTGAATTTTACAAATTCATCAGTAATTCATATGACAAACCTCGTTTCACACTTCACTACAAAACTGATGCGCCATTGAGTATAAGATCTATATTGTATGTACCAGAAGGGAAGCCTGGTCTCTTTGAGCTGTCACGTGATTCTGATGTAGGAGTGGCATTGTACTCCAGGAAGATATTGATTAAAAGCAAAGCAGAAAATATACTACCTAAATGGTTGCGATTTGTAAAAG GGGTTGTAGACTCTGAAGACATTCCGCTAAATCTCAGCAGAGAATTGTTACAAAACAGTGCGCTTATTAC TAAACTGAGAACAGTCCTAACAAACCGGTTTCTGAAGTTTATGGTTGAAATGTCACAGAAAGATCCTTTGCAGTATGAGGCATTTTACAAAGACTACTCCATATTTCTGAAAGAGGGTATAGTTACAAGTCAAAGCCCATTGGAAAAG GAAGAAATTGCGAAATTATTACGATTTGAGTCATCGAAACTGAGTAATGGTCAAAGAACTTCCCTATCGGATTATAGTTCACGACAGAAAGATGATCAAAAGTCAATCTTTTATCTAGCAGCTCCTAG tCGAGAACTTGCAGAAACATCGCCATACTACGAATCACTTAAAAAACGCGACATCGAAGTATTGTTTTGCTATGAAATGTATGATGAGTTGGTGTTGTTAGAACTCAAAGAATTCGGTGGTCGAGCTTTAGTTTCAGTTGAAAACGACATGCAGAGAGATCCACTAGATAAATCGGAATCTATTATAg gcaGTGAGGGCCTGCAGCAATCTCAAGTGGATGAGTTAATCTCTTTTCTGAAAACGAACTTAACTGGGAAAGTATTTGATGTGCGCACAACGCAGAAGCTAGATTCTCATCCTTGCGTCATTGTCGTACCAGAAATGGCGGCTGCGAGACATTTCATTAGAACACAAGCTCAAAACCTCACTGAGGAGAACAGATTTGCACTTTTACGACCACAGCTAGAAATAAATGCTAA GCATCCAATTGTGAAAAAGTTACATAAACTGATGTCGACTGACAAGGAACTAGCGACCATGGTAGCTCAGCAGTTGTTCTCCAACGCCATGGTGACGGCTGGACTCGTCATGGATCCGAGAAATTTAATAACACATATAAATGATCTTCTAGTCAAGGTTTTAGAAAAACACTGA
- the LOC101737543 gene encoding heat shock protein 75 kDa, mitochondrial-like isoform X1: MFAVRPRVGTFYLKRILSRSMTNVIIVAPGCEMITSRPTNVFFGSKLKEFQHFSTVTEKQSSESLKGKSEKREFQAETRMLLDIVARSLYSDKEVFIRELISNASDALEKFRYLSVSSVPESGNLKELDRPLEIRLTTDKQNRTITFQDSGIGMTKEELTQNLGTIARSGSKSFIEEIKKQGAEQASSIIGQFGVGFYSAFMVADKIEVFTRSSKGDSPGYQWSSDGSGTYEIQEADGVEIGTKIVVYLKTDCREFADDDTVKSIIKKYSNFVSSPIFLNNDQVNSIKPLWLFEPKEITQEQHIEFYKFISNSYDKPRFTLHYKTDAPLSIRSILYVPEGKPGLFELSRDSDVGVALYSRKILIKSKAENILPKWLRFVKGVVDSEDIPLNLSRELLQNSALITKLRTVLTNRFLKFMVEMSQKDPLQYEAFYKDYSIFLKEGIVTSQSPLEKEEIAKLLRFESSKLSNGQRTSLSDYSSRQKDDQKSIFYLAAPSRELAETSPYYESLKKRDIEVLFCYEMYDELVLLELKEFGGRALVSVENDMQRDPLDKSESIIGSEGLQQSQVDELISFLKTNLTGKVFDVRTTQKLDSHPCVIVVPEMAAARHFIRTQAQNLTEENRFALLRPQLEINAKIAVGAPWFLRNVDLHDDLELDSLSIQL; encoded by the exons atgtttgcaGTCCGTCCCAGAGTGGGAACATTCTATTTGAAAAGAATTTTATCCCGTTCAATGACTAATGTAATAATTGTAGCCCCGGGATGTGAAATGATAACCTCAAGACCAACGAATG TTTTCTTCGGATCCAAATTAAAAGAATTCCAACACTTTAGTACTGTAACTGAAAAACAAAGCAGTGAAAGCTTAAAAGGAAAGTCTGAAAAAAGAGaatttcaagccgaaacgagaATGTTGCTAGATATTGTAGCTCGATCTTTATATTCAGATAAAGAG GTATTTATTAGAGAGCTAATATCTAATGCAAGTGATGCTCTTGAAAAATTCAGATACCTGAGTGTAAGCTCAGTACCAGAGTCTGGAAACCTAAAAGAATTGGACAGACCACTTGAAATCAGATTAACAACTGACAAACAAAATCGTACAATTACATTCCAg GACTCTGGTATTGGTATGACGAAAGAAGAACTCACACAAAATTTAGGAACCATAGCACGATCTGGATCAAAGTCATTCattgaagaaattaaaaaacaagGTGCTGAACAAGCCAGCTCCATAATTGGGCAATTTGGTGTTGGATTCTATTCTGCATTTATGGTGGCTGACAAAATAGAAGTATTCACAAGAAGCAGTAAAGGCGATTCACCAGGATATCAATGGTCATCAGATGG ATCTGGCACATATGAAATTCAAGAAGCTGATGGAGTTGAAATTGGCACAAAAATagttgtatatttaaaaacagactGCAGAGAATTTGCAGATGATGATACAGTAAAAA GTATCATTAAGAAATACAGCAATTTTGTTAGCAGCCCTATTTTTTTGAACAACGACCAAGTTAATTCTATTAAG CCTTTATGGCTATTTGAACCGAAAGaaataactcaagagcaacATATTGAATTTTACAAATTCATCAGTAATTCATATGACAAACCTCGTTTCACACTTCACTACAAAACTGATGCGCCATTGAGTATAAGATCTATATTGTATGTACCAGAAGGGAAGCCTGGTCTCTTTGAGCTGTCACGTGATTCTGATGTAGGAGTGGCATTGTACTCCAGGAAGATATTGATTAAAAGCAAAGCAGAAAATATACTACCTAAATGGTTGCGATTTGTAAAAG GGGTTGTAGACTCTGAAGACATTCCGCTAAATCTCAGCAGAGAATTGTTACAAAACAGTGCGCTTATTAC TAAACTGAGAACAGTCCTAACAAACCGGTTTCTGAAGTTTATGGTTGAAATGTCACAGAAAGATCCTTTGCAGTATGAGGCATTTTACAAAGACTACTCCATATTTCTGAAAGAGGGTATAGTTACAAGTCAAAGCCCATTGGAAAAG GAAGAAATTGCGAAATTATTACGATTTGAGTCATCGAAACTGAGTAATGGTCAAAGAACTTCCCTATCGGATTATAGTTCACGACAGAAAGATGATCAAAAGTCAATCTTTTATCTAGCAGCTCCTAG tCGAGAACTTGCAGAAACATCGCCATACTACGAATCACTTAAAAAACGCGACATCGAAGTATTGTTTTGCTATGAAATGTATGATGAGTTGGTGTTGTTAGAACTCAAAGAATTCGGTGGTCGAGCTTTAGTTTCAGTTGAAAACGACATGCAGAGAGATCCACTAGATAAATCGGAATCTATTATAg gcaGTGAGGGCCTGCAGCAATCTCAAGTGGATGAGTTAATCTCTTTTCTGAAAACGAACTTAACTGGGAAAGTATTTGATGTGCGCACAACGCAGAAGCTAGATTCTCATCCTTGCGTCATTGTCGTACCAGAAATGGCGGCTGCGAGACATTTCATTAGAACACAAGCTCAAAACCTCACTGAGGAGAACAGATTTGCACTTTTACGACCACAGCTAGAAATAAATGCTAA gatagccgtcggagcgccttggttccttaggaatgtggatctccacgacgacctggagctcgactctctta GCATCCAATTGTGA